GAAAGCACCTTTCATATAAGAGCTGTCGAGACCAGGTCCATCGCCAACAATTACGATAAACTCACCTTCTGCCTCCTCCAGTTCATAATAGATTCTGTTCCCGTTGAACAATATCTGTCCTTCGTATGGTAGGCAGACTGTTGACGTAAACAACAGCACTACAGCTAAGGCAATTCCTAAGCGGAACACGCCAATAGAATTGTTGTCACTATTCTTTCCCATCTTTTCGATCTCCTTATGAAACAGTCAAGAACTCTCATATAACCTCTCAATATCACTGATTATGAACGAAAATGACAACTAGACTCCTGCAAGGAGTTTCTAATGGACATGAAGCCATACACACATCGGTGAATTTCCTCTGTTATTCCAAGTGTAGTAGGGAATGAGAGAAAATCTAACATTCTTGCCCTTGCTCTTGACTGAACCAAGAGGATTGTATAGTTTCTTATCCCAGTCATCAAGATCATAAGCTATTCCCTTACCACTAATAACAACTGGATTCCCATCCAGAGCGTCACTCTCGGATAGCTCGAAGTTTCTTTTCGAAGGAACAGACAACGTTCGTACATCAAAATAGGGATTGTCTATGCCTTCTGCACAATATATTAACGGACCTCTTTGGATGGCCACCTTATCAGTATTCTCTCTCAAAAGCGGATTTGCCGTCATCATTCGGATTCGCATAGGAAGTGTCAGTGAAACTTCGGTCTTACCCTTCCAGTTTCCTTCAAGTCTGACGAATCCCTTTTCCGGTCTTATCTTTTGCTTCACACCATCAATTTGAAGTGCGAAATCCCCATCTGTCCACTCTGGAATTCTCAGGAGAATGGAGAGATTGGTATCAAGATCTGTAGAAATCAAGAGATTTATTTCTTCAGAATGAGGGTAGGCTGTCTTTTGAACGATTGACACCTCTCCGTCTCGGAAAGGAATGGACGCTTTACTTGCTTCATAGAAATTGACTCTTATCTCATCGAGTGTTGTGCCGTAAAGATAACCACCGAATGAGGTGAGAAGCCTGGCAATGTTTGGGGGACAACAGGCACACTCAAACCATTCCTCTCTGTTGTGGTTGCCGATGTCTTCAAGTGGGTTGACATAGAAGTAGCGTCTTCCGTCAAGAGAGATTCCCGACAAGACACTATTATATAAAGACCTTTCAAGTACATCGAGGTACTTCGCATCACCAGCTATCATATACATTCGCCAGTTCCAGAAAACATTTGCAATCGCGGCACATGTTTCAGAATAGGCTCTCCTGCTTGGCAGCTCATATGCTTCTCCGAAAGCCTCTCCTTCATATCTTGATCCAGCTCCGCCTGTAATGTACATTTTTCTTGATGTCATATCTATCCACAGCCTTTCGAGAACGGCGAGAAGAGTCTCGTCGCCTGTTTCGAGAAATACGTCGGCCGCTCCAGTCAGCAAATAAAGCATCCTAACCGCGTGCCCCACGAGTTCCTTAAGATCTCTGAAAGATACGTGGTCGATATGATATTCATCACCACCGACGTAACCCTTTCCTCGATTGTCAATGAGCCTTTGGACAAATCCCAGATAATTGCGACTTCCAGTCTCACGGTGC
The genomic region above belongs to Mesotoga infera and contains:
- a CDS encoding glycoside hydrolase family 127 protein is translated as MTFVNDTSRSPRAQVRPIAIERVELAGFLRRYQDLVKSTSLPLQYDYLESSGRIDNFRKAVGSVEGDFTGWFFNDSDIYKWIEAASYSLSYNEDSEIRTRIETLITLIESVQKKSEGGYVNTYFTGEKASERWKDLKSMHELYCAGHLIQAGIVYKRVTGNESLFNVCVKVADNILKAFPDDDCEVATGHPELEMAMIELHRETGSRNYLGFVQRLIDNRGKGYVGGDEYHIDHVSFRDLKELVGHAVRMLYLLTGAADVFLETGDETLLAVLERLWIDMTSRKMYITGGAGSRYEGEAFGEAYELPSRRAYSETCAAIANVFWNWRMYMIAGDAKYLDVLERSLYNSVLSGISLDGRRYFYVNPLEDIGNHNREEWFECACCPPNIARLLTSFGGYLYGTTLDEIRVNFYEASKASIPFRDGEVSIVQKTAYPHSEEINLLISTDLDTNLSILLRIPEWTDGDFALQIDGVKQKIRPEKGFVRLEGNWKGKTEVSLTLPMRIRMMTANPLLRENTDKVAIQRGPLIYCAEGIDNPYFDVRTLSVPSKRNFELSESDALDGNPVVISGKGIAYDLDDWDKKLYNPLGSVKSKGKNVRFSLIPYYTWNNRGNSPMCVWLHVH